From the genome of Monomorium pharaonis isolate MP-MQ-018 chromosome 2, ASM1337386v2, whole genome shotgun sequence, one region includes:
- the LOC114255505 gene encoding uncharacterized protein LOC114255505, translating into MNVTEYRMRTLAFIMPPSEGPISGWKGCALRVTVLAVGFGIYILLFKKKNLSSGRLSLQRTPKIPIEPDDNLNTELKELSDDRSVVTDNGEVCPICLGEPKIGVRPLCGHLLCAECLANYCDVRITPAPPPCPLCRAPLNSVALACDFAILGPKMIDPDTIMVQDWIRKYNNHRGLVTPVWPFLTTRLVLFFNILTFFLIVGLLATRLQIISWEN; encoded by the exons atgaATGTCACCGAATATCGAATGAGAACCCTCGCTTTTATTATGCCTCCGAGTGAAGGTCCGATCTCGGGATGGAAAGGATGTGCTCTTCGAGTTACGGTGCTCGCAGTAGGATTCggaatttacattttgttgtTCAAGAAGAAGAATTTATCCAGCGGAAGATTGAGTTTACAGAGAACTCCAAAAATTCCAATCGAACCAGATGACAATTTAAATACCGAATTAAAAGAACTCag CGATGATAGATCCGTAGTAACAGACAATGGTGAAGTCTGCCCCATCTGTTTGGGAGAACCGAAGATTGGTGTGAGACCTCTTTGCGGTCATTTACTATGTGCAGAATGCCTAGCAAATTATTGCGATGTTAGAATCACACCTGCGCCGCCACCTTGCCCATTATGCAGAGCACCGTTGAACTCAGTGGCCTTGGCCTGTGACTTT gCTATCTTAGGTCCTAAAATGATAGACCCAGACACTATTATGGTGCAAGATTGGATacgcaaatataataatcatcGAGGTTTAGTGACACCGGTATGGCCGTTTTTGACAACGCGACTTGTCCTTTTCTTTAATATCTTGACTTTTTTTCTGATTGTCGGACTGCTCGCCACGAGACTTCAG ATAATATCCTGGGAAAATTGA